One Malania oleifera isolate guangnan ecotype guangnan chromosome 9, ASM2987363v1, whole genome shotgun sequence DNA segment encodes these proteins:
- the LOC131164855 gene encoding uncharacterized protein LOC131164855 produces MSACLRIEDGVATAADEVSSRAMDASGSRSAQYRVLLDRFRSLEASHARLKEELEALIKEKGMGDEESSDSGETSPEYGWGNMPGCFSVTGYFLNVLQCMGHAVHVCSALSGEILFWNRSAEELYGWKHYEVVGQRVVDLLIDEEHFITIKKIFERVSSGQSWSGQFPFRKRSGEIFMALVTKSPLYEEEDGRFVLGGVIIVSSDAAVFNGTRSEILKQYHDRGNGQQRVWGLNLKRIQWQTPPQIASSVSNLASKVLSRIREDDISNGSATAGDREDARLDTGDENSDKPKMAVKATIELLKGKSACNDESTFELPQPSKFAAKVLAKLQIRGSVDYAKAKDTSAKQRASNDGLVSKEVKNEQKSPAGLEATTSYQYMVEVEENGGIPHKRNHPSDNRSACLIRNGHGIHNAFKENHSASASYCQECYGVLGVGSQLGAKEIVQGLQNLKVLEIEDVEQQADVKQCPSSGEGGAGSHVSSSTKGDNESNPITDCEVCWEDLHLKEEIGQGSCAVVYCGIWHGSDVAVKVYFGNDYHEGTLITYKKEIDIMRRLRHPNVLLFMGAVCSQERLAIVTEFLPRGSLFRILHKSNQVLDIRRRLRMALDVARGMNYLHHRNPPIVHRDLKSSNLLVDKNWTVKVGDFGLSRLKNATFLTTKSGRGTPQWMAPEILRNEPSNEKSDVFSFGVILWELMTQSIPWAKLNSLQVVGVVGFMNRRLDLPEGLDPRVSSIIHDCWRSDPEQRPSFEDIIQSITSLIPRVSEAVAASIGQSSVS; encoded by the exons ATGTCTGCGTGTCTGCGCATTGAGGACGGCGTCGCCACCGCCGCCGACGAGGTTTCGTCGCGGGCCATGGACGCCAGCGGGTCGCGTTCCGCTCAGTACCGGGTTCTGCTGGATCGGTTCCGGAGTTTGGAGGCGAGTCACGCGAGGCTGAAGGAGGAGCTCGAGGCGCTGATCAAGGAGAAAGGGATGGGGGATGAGGAGTCGTCGGATTCCGGCGAGACGTCGCCGGAGTATGGGTGGGGAAACATGCCGGGGTGTTTCTCGGTGACGGGTTATTTCTTGAACGTCTTGCAGTGTATGGGTCATGCCGTTCATGTTTGCTCTGCTTTGTCTGGAGAGATCTTATTCTG GAATCGTTCAGCTGAAGAACTGTATGGATGGAAGCACTATGAAGTGGTGGGACAAAGAGTTGTAGACCTGCTTATTGACGAAGAACACTTTATCACTATCAAGAAAATCTTCGAAAGAGTGAGCTCTGGGCAGTCATGGTCAGGTCAGTTCCCTTTTAGGAAGAGGTCTGGTGAGATATTTATGGCGCTAGTGACAAAAAGCCCATTATATGAGGAAGAAGATGGTAGGTTTGTTCTTGGTGGTGTTATCATTGTCTCCAGTGATGCAGCTGTATTTAATGGTACGAGGTCAGAAATATTGAAACAATATCATGATCGCGGCAATGGCCAACAAAGAGTATGGGGATTAAACCTGAAAAGGATTCAGTGGCAAACACCGCCACAAATTGCATCATCTGTTTCCAATCTG GCATCGAAAGTTCTATCTCGGATACGTGAAGATGATATAAGCAATGGAAGTGCAACTGCTGGGGACAGAGAGGATGCTCGACTAGACACAGGGGATGAAAATTCAGACAAGCCTAAAATG GCAGTGAAGGCTACTATCGAATTGCTTAAGGGGAAGAGTGCCTGCAATGATGAATCTACATTTGAGCTTCCTCAACCTTCCAAATTC GCAGCAAAAGTGCTAGCAAAGTTGCAGATCAGGGGATCAGTGGATTATGCAAAGGCAAAGGATACAAGTGCTAAACAGCGTGCTTCAAATGATGGTTTGGTAAGCAAAGaagtgaaaaatgagcagaaatCCCCAGCTGGTTTGGAGGCAACAACTTCATACCAGTACATGGTTGAAGTGGAGGAAAATGGAGGAATCCCCCATAAAAGGAATCATCCCTCTGACAATAGAAGTGCATGTTTAATTAGAAATGGACATGGGATCCACAATGCTTTTAAGGAAAATCATTCTGCCTCAGCCTCTTACTGTCAGGAGTGTTATGGGGTCCTTGGAGTGGGATCTCAATTGGGCGCAAAGGAGATAGTGCAGGGTTTACAGAATTTAAAAGTGTTGGAGATAGAAGATGTGGAACAACAGGCTGATGTCAAACAGTGTCCAAGCTCAGGGGAAGGTGGTGCTGGAAGCCATGTAAGTTCATCAACCAAAGGGGATAATGAGTCGAACCCAATAACAGATTGTGAAGTTTGCTGGGAAGACTTGCATTTGAAGGAGGAAATTGGGCAAG GTTCATGTGCTGTCGTTTATTGTGGAATTTGGCATGGATCG GATGTTGCTGTTAAGGTATATTTTGGAAATGACTACCATGAAGGGACTTTAATTACCTACAAAAAAGAG ATTGATATAATGAGAAGGTTGAGACATCCAAATGTATTGCTTTTTATGGGAGCAGTGTGTTCACAGGAGAGACTAGCCATAGTTACAGAGTTCTTACCCAG GGGAAGCCTCTTCAGAATACTTCACAAAAGCAATCAAGTTTTAGACATCAGAAGACGTCTAAGGATGGCCCTTGATGTT GCTAGAGGCATGAATTATTTGCATCACAGAAATCCACCCATAGTACACAGAGATCTGAAATCTTCTAACCTGCTTGTTGATAAAAACTGGACTGTCAAG GTTGGGGATTTTGGCCTGTCAAGGTTGAAGAATGCGACCTTCCTAACCACAAAATCTGGGAGAGGAACG CCTCAGTGGATGGCTCCTGAAATCCTTCGCAACGAACCTTCAAATGAAAA ATCTGATGTGTTCAGTTTTGGTGTCATCTTATGGGAACTGATGACTCAGTCCATTCCATGGGCCAAGCTAAATTCTTTACAG gttgttggggtggttgggttcATGAATAGAAGGCTAGACCTACCAGAAGGGCTTGATCCCAGAGTCTCATCCATCATCCATGACTGCTGGAGAAG TGACCCGGAACAGCGCCCATCGTTTGAAGACATAATTCAGAGCATAACAAGCCTAATCCCAAGAGTTTCAGAAGCAGTAGCAGCATCCATTGGACAAAGCTCAGTATCGTAA